Part of the Bacillus sp. N1-1 genome, CTGATTTACGATCCATAACCCCTGGAGCTGGGCTTTCGATCGGACGAGTTTTTGTTGTACCTAGTGGGCCCTGTCCATCAACAGGTTGTCCAAGAGGGTTTACAACACGGCCAAGAAGCTCTTCACCGACTGGAACTTCCATGATGCGTCCAGTACGACGTACTTCATCGCCTTCACGAATTTCAGTGTATGGTCCAAGGATAATGATACCAACGTTGCTCTCCTCTAGGTTCTGAGCCATACCCATAACACCGTTTGAAAATTCAACAAGCTCTCCTGCCATCACGTTATCGAGACCGTGGGCACGAGCAATACCATCACCAATCTGGATAACGGTACCAACATCATCAACTTTAATATCAGTTTGATAATTTGCGATTTGCTGCTTGATCAGCGCACTGATTTCTTCAGCATTGATGCTCATGCATATTCACCCCTATCTTCTAGCTCTTCGCTGAAACTAATTCTCGTTCCATGCGTTTAAGTTTTCCGCTAATGCTTCCGTCAAAAATGCGATTGCCGATGCGCACTTTAATACCACCGATTAAAGTTGGATCGATCACATTTTCGATGTGAAGCGTTGTTTTGCCTACACGTTTCGCAAATACGGCAGAGACCTTCATCTGCTCCTCTTCCGTTAGAGGCTTCACAGAATAAACTTTTGCTACTGCTGTTTGCTTTTGTTCATAAGCGAATGTTTCATATTGATCAACAAGTTCGAAAACGATTGCTGTACGCTTACGTTCTATCAGTGTAAGAAGCATATTCATCACATAAGTGGATAGAGACGATCCAAAACTAGTCTGGATCATATTCTTCTTCTCAGCTGTTGTGAATTTTGGATGCTTCAACACATTCATTAAATCTGGCGTTTGATGAAAAACATCTTTTACAACAGTTAGCTCATTCTTGATTTGCTCGACGTTATCGTTCTCACGAGCGATGTCAAAAAGAGCACCGGCATAACGTTTTGCGATTACTGCATGTTCTCTACTCATTTCTGATCGCCTGCCTGGTCAAGATACTCATCGATCAGCTGCTTTTGTGCACGCTCATCAAGTTCCTTCTCAACAACTTTTGAAGCAATCATGACAGATAGAGAAGCTACCTGTTCACGTAGAGAAGCAACTGCACTTTCACGTTCACGTTTGATTTCAGCAGTAGCCGCTTCTTTCAAACGCTCAGACTCAAGACGAGCCGCTTCAATCATTTCCTGACCTTTTTGGTCAGCCATTTGTTTTTGATTCTCAAGCATAGCTTTCGCTTCCTGACGAACACGCTTCATTTCATCGCGCTGCTCATTCAGGAATGCTTCAGCTTCCTTACGATTCTTCTCAGCTGAGTCGATTTCGTTCGCAATGTGCTGCTCACGTTCCTTCATGATGCCCATGAGCGGGCCCCAAGCAAACTTCTTAAGTAAAGCAAGAAGAACAATAAATGCGATAAGTTGGAAAACTATATCACCAGCGTAGAATCCTGCTCCTAGAATTAAACTATTGAACACCGTGTTCACTCCCTTCAGAGGTCATACAAAACGAATGGCGAAGGTTTCATTTCGAAACTTTCTCCGCCATCATGAAACAAATCCGTATCCTTATCTAATTGAATTATTGACCCATTACGATAAATGCAATAACGACCGCAATAATTGGAAGTGCCTCAACTAGTGCAATACCGATAAACATTGTTGTTTGAAGCGTACCACGAAGTTCTGGCTGACGAGCAATTCCCTCAACTGTACTCTTTACGATAAGACCGTTACCAATACCGGCACCTACTGCCGCTAAACCTACTGCAATTGCAGCTGCTAATAAACCCATGCTAAATTTCCTCCTTATAATTCATAAATATTTTTTATAATAAAAACTCATTGATACCTTGTTTTAATGGTCATCTGCCACTTTATGCGCCATGTAAACCATTGTTAGCATTGTAAAGATAAACGCCTGAATTGTACCGACAAAGATACTAAATCCTTGCCATGCGAGCATAGGAAGAAAGGCTCCAAGCGCTCCAGCAAATCCTGCGCCACCAAGTCCTGCGAGAAGTCCTAGCAGAATTTCACCAGCGTAGATATTACCATAAAGACGAAGGCCAAGCGTTAAGGTGTTCGAGAATTCTTCAATGATTTTGAAAGGAAATAGGAATTTAAGTGGGCTAACAAACCCTCTTCCGTACTCCTTCGCACCTTTCATCTTAATACCGTAATAATGTGTTAACAACACGACCATCGTTGCTAAAGTTAGCGTGATTGTCGGATCTGCAGTTGGAGACTTCCACCAAAGTTCAGAATCGACGGCAATGGCGAACGGTAGCCCCAGCATGTTTGATACAAAGATATACATGAGTAGCGTCATCCCGAGAAACAGGAAGCGTCCACCAGTTTTCCAATCCATTGTGCTTCCAATAAGTCCTTTAACAAAGTCCATTACCCACTCAATGAAGTTCTGCAATCCCGTAGGTCGCATCGCTAAGGATCGAGTTGTAACTACTGCAAGAATGAATACAATGGCAGAAGCAATCGTGATCATCAAGACATTGGATAGATTGAAAGTCATTCCTAAAAAATCAGTTGTAGGTGCATGATGTTCCAACAGCTTTTCACCTCTCTTCCTACTTAAAGCGTATTTTGGATGTTGAATCTATGAGAATGATAATGTAGGTGGTCATTAACCCAATTACCACACCTAGCAAATTGAAATACTCTGGGTACCTTAATGCAATCAGTACGCCGAGTCCAGCAACAGCCTGTCTTGTTAACAGACCAAGTGATCTAGCCTTTGTCCCTTTTACTGTAGCTTCACCAAGACGATCAATCTTACGGAACATGTTGAATAGGTTGTAAATACTGAAAATGGTGCCAAGAATTAACCCGAGGAATAATGCTTTATATGAGGTAATCCCCCAACCCATTACGAAAATGGCGAGCAAATACAGGGTGAATTGCATGTAGCGGCGAAAACTTTGAGTGTATTCTGTCATTTAATCTTCCCCTGTAAACTTATGTAGAAGACGAACCAATCCATAAACTCCTCCGCCCAAACCGAGCAAAAGACCAATTATGAGAAAAAGTGGAAAAGTGTCGAATAAGCGATCCATCCATCTCCCCAAAAATACCCCCGTAAGGATCGATCCAACAAGATAAGAAAGGATTGTCGTATAGAGGGCCATCGCCTTCAATTAAAGCGCTCCTTTGCTATAAAGGTAAGTCATTGAAAAGGATGTTTCGAGTAAATGAAAACCTTATCACTATACCCTTTGTAAGTCTACAATAGGGTGTACTTGATGTCAATGTGTTTGGAGGAAATGGTGTGATCAAATTCACAAATGAAAAAACGCTTAAAAAAGCCTGTAATAACAAGGATAGTAACGCTTACAGGAGCAGAGTTGTGTTAATCAAAGAAAACAGGGAATGATCCCCTATTATTTAAGGCGGAATTTGTCACTTTTTTTTCACATTTGATGACATCTCGACAAAAAAATCTCTTCCTGTGAAGGAAGAGATTTTTCCAAATTACTTCGTTCCGTACAAACGATCTCCGGCATCGCCGAGACCTGGAACAATGTAGCCTTTTTCATTTAGTTTCTCATCAAGACCTGCGATGTAAATATCCACATCAGGGTGCGCCTCGTTAAGAAGCTCTACGCCTTCAGGTGCTGCGATCAGACACATCATTTTAATGTTTTTCGCTCCGCGTTTCTTAAGGGAGTTGATCGCTTCAACAGCCGAACCACCTGTTGCAAGCATTGGATCAATCACGATGAATTCACGTTCTTCAATATCAGCAGGAAGCTTTACATAGTATTCTACCGGTTGAAGCGTTTCAGGATCACGATAAAGACCAACGTGTCCTACTTTTGCAGCAGGGATCAGCTTAAGGATTCCGTCTGTCATGCCAAGTCCGGCTCTTAGAATCGGAACTAGTCCAAGCTTTTTACCTGAAAGAACTTTTGATTTCGCTTCGGTTACAGGCGTTTTGACCATCACTTCTTCAGTCGGAAGCTCTCTTGTAATTTCATAAGCCATTAACGCTGCGACTTCGTCCACAAGTTCACGGAACTCCTTCGTTCCTGTTTTCTCATCACGAATGTATGTAAGCTTATGCTGAATCAACGGATGATCGAACACGTATACTTTACCCATCGTATGCACTCCCCTTTTCGTTTTGGTTTCGTTCCTAAATCTTCTTCGCAATTTTACAGAAAAACGCGAGTTGATTCAAGGCTTTCAAAGATGATGAAATATTCACGCTCTTCCTGCCTGAACAAACGCACAGCTTAATAACCAATTATTGACTAAAAACGCCGGGAAAAGGTGATCTCCCGGCGTCTGTGTCTATTTAATACACTCTTTTCGTAGATATTGTTACTTTTAGATAAGTGGTTAATTTCCGCTCCAGGATGCTCGCTTTCCGCGGGGCGGGCGGTGAGCCTCCTCGTCGCTTTCGCTCCTGTGGGGTCTCACCTGTCCCGCTAGTCCCGCAGGAGTCGAGCATCCTTCCGCTACAATTAGCGAAGTGTGGCTTTTATTCAATTATTGATTCAAAAGCAACCATCTATTAGATAAGAGCTATTTAATAAGAAATATTTTCATACATTGGGAATTTAGCAGTAAGGTCTTGAACACGCTTCTCTGCTTTTTGAAGAGCGTCCGCGTCTTCATGCTGCTTCAATACATCACCAATAATGCTTGCGATTTCTTCCATTTCTGCTTCACCAAATCCTCGAGACGTTACAGCTGCCGTACCGATACGAAGACCGCTCGTAACGAATGGACTTTGTGGATCAAATGGAATCGTATTTTTGTTCGTTGTAATGCCAATATCATCAAGGGCTTTTTCAGCCACTTTCCCTGTCAAATCTAAACTTTGTAAATCTAGAAGCACAAGGTGATTGTCCGTGCCGTTTGAGACGAGGTTAATGCCTTCTTTTTCAAGTGCTGAAGCGAGTTTTTTCGCATTCGCAACAACCTTTTCAGAGTAACCTTTAAAATCGTCAGAAAGTGCTTCACCGAAAGCAACCGCTTTTGCTGCAATCACGTGCATGAGTGGCCCCCCTTGAATTCCAGGGAAAATTGACTTATCAATTTTCTTCGCAAATTCTTCTTTACAAAGAATCATACCACCACGCGGGCCACGAAGGGTTTTATGTGTTGTTGTTGTTACGAAATGGGCGTGTGGCACAGGATTTGGATGATGACCAGTTGCGACTAGACCTGCAATATGCGCCATATCCACCATCAAGTAAGCATCCACTTCATCTGCAATTTCACGGAATCGTTTAAAATCAATTTCACGCGGATAAGCACTCGCACCCGCAACGATTAGTTTTGGACGATGCGCTTTTGCTTTCTCAAGAACATCATCGTAGTCAATGCGATGTGAGTCTTTATCAACGCCATACTCAACGAAATTATATTGCACGCCACTGAAGTTAACAGGGCTTCCGTGAGTTAAATGACCACCATGTGAAAGGTTCATGCCAAGAACAGTATCACCCTGCTCAAGAATCGTGAAATAAACAGCCATGTTAGCTTGTGCGCCTGAGTGAGGTTGCACGTTCACATGCTCTGCACCAAACAGTTGCTTCGCACGGTCTCTTGCAATATTTTCAGCGACATCGACATATTCACAGCCACCGTAATAACGTCGGCCTGGATAGCCTTCCGCATACTTGTTTGTTAAAACAGACCCTTGTGCCTCCATAACGGCTTCTGATACAAAGTTCTCTGATGCGATAAGTTCAATCTTGCTGCGCTGTCTGCCAAGCTCATCTTTCATTGCCTGTAAAAGTTCTTGATCCTGCTTTGCTAGGTTTTGCATTGATATCCCCTTTCCATCCCACACAAATTACCATTCGTGAACACGAACAGTTCGTATTTAATCTCGATTGCATTGTACCACAGAAGTTCGAATCCGTATATTAGATAAATGAACTAAATTATCGTTCGGTTTTAATGCTAAAAGCAGTGCTCATTTTTTCCTGGATATGACGCACGTTCTCCACCAATTAACTTTGGTCTTGAACGAACCATCGTCACATGAGCCTCACCGATCGACGTATGTCGCCCTCTCACAGGTACTGCTACATGCCGGATGTGCATACCAATAAACGTATCCCCTATGTCAATCCCGGCATCTGCTGAAATGAACTCCACAAGGACCGGATCTGCCATGTTTGCATACGCATGCGTCGCCATGGAACCACCTGCTCGTGTTGTAGGAATTGCTGCAACAATGTCATACCCTTTTGCATAAGCCGTTTCGCGCTCAACGACTAATGCTCGATTTAAATGCTCGCAGCATTGAAAGGCAAGCTGGACACCCGTTTCTTTTTGAAAGACTTGAACACTTTCATAAATCGCTTCTGCAGCTGAAATGGTGCCTGCCGTTCCGATTCGCTGACCGACTACTTCACTTGAGCTCATCCCAACGACAAGTAAATGACGCTCTGAAAGACGCGCATCTTTCTGAAGGTCCCCGAGCGCTTCTAGCGTATGGCGGGTGATTTGACGCGCCGTTTGTTCATTCACAGAAAACGCCTCCTTATCCCTTTGCTTCGTATTCCGTAATCTTACCAACTCGTTTTGCATGGCGACCTGCTTCATACTCTGTCTCAAGCCACACCTTCGCAATTTCAGTCGCAAGCCCCGGTCCAATAATACGCTCGCCCATCGCTAGGACGTTTGAATCATTATGTTGTCTTGTTGCTTTCGCACTAAAAAGGTCATGCACGAGCGCACAGCGAATGCCATTTACTTTATTCGCCGCAATCGACATTCCGATCCCAGTACCGCAAATTAAAATGCCGCGATCGGCTTCACCAGCCGCTACTTTCTCGGCTACGGGTATCGCATAGTCAGGATAATCAACTGAATCATGGCAGTCACAGCCAAGATCGATCGGCTCCATCCCTAAATCTTTAATCACGTGAATAATGTCTTCTTTAATTTTCACACCAGCATGATCGGCACCTACGGCAACTTTCATGGTTATCCCTCCAATTCTTCTTGATCCAAACGCTCGATCATTCGTTCAATCGCTTCCTCAATTTCTGCATATGTTGTTCGGTACTGCTCGATTGTTCCACCAAACGGATCCGATATATCCATTGAAGGTAACACTTGTTCAAGCGCTTGCAACTCATTTAACTCTTTTCTCATTTCCACTTCGAATTGTTGACGCTTTTCGGCTTGTTTTTCTGTATCCATTTTTGTGATGTCATGAAGAAAAGCCGCTCGCTTCATTTCGATTTCAGCTGCTTTTTCCTGGTACTCATCGTACTTTTTTTCATTTTCTGTTGCTGAATATTCTTTTAAGGTATACACCTTATGAGACATTTCAGGGAAATCACGAAGTACGAGCGCTTTATGGCTACTCGTCATCGTCAGAAGAAGATCGCCCCATTCTGCTAGATTCCGATCCAACATTTTCGCTGTATGCGTAAATGGTACGTTTTTCTCTTCTAAAAGTATTTCTACCTGACGGCTTGCCGGTGCGCCATTCGCTGCAAAAACGCCAGCCGACTTCGCATCAATTTTGTTGCTTTTATTTTTTAAAATCACTTCCGCCATTGGACTGCGGCATGTGTTACCTGTACACACAAATACAACTCTCACCTTGTCCACTTCCCTTCCCTTCCTATTATGAGAGAAGAAAGGGGATAAATCCACCCCTCGCGCATGGCGAAAAAACTGGAAGTTCTGAAACTTTTTTGTCATCTGTCCGTAATACTTGTTAGAAGCAAATCAAGGGGGGAAAGTCGCATGTCACAAAGAAAAATCGTTATTTTAGCAGGAAGCATTGTTCTATTTCTTATTCTTGGCGTGATCCTCGTTACAAGCTGGTATACCGTGGATGAATCCGAGCAGGCTGTCATTATGACGTTCGGAAAAGTTGATGAAGAAATTAGCGATGCTGGGCTTCATTTTAAACTTCCATGGCCGATCCAGCAGGTCGATATTCTACCAAGGGAAACGTTCAGCTTAACGTTTGGATACGATAAAGAAGATGGAAAGATTGTGGACTATCCAGAGGAAACCAAAATGGTTACTGGAGATGAGAACATCGTGCTCGCTGACCTCGTCGTTCAGTGGCGCATCACTAATCCAAAACAATACTTATATTACTCAGACGAACCGAAAGAAATACTCTATAATGCGACTTCTTCTTCATTAAGAGGCGTTATCGGTAGTTCCGAAATCGATGAAGCACTAACGTCAGGAAAAGCGGAAATTGAAGGAAACGTTCGAGACATTCTTACAAAATTGATTGATCGCTACGAAATTGGCATTTCCATACTTGATGTGAAGCTTCAAGACGTGGAACTCCCAAATGATGAAGTACGAAAAGCGTTCACAAACGTTGTTGATGCCCGCGAACAAAAAGAAACAACCATCTACGGAGCGAAGAAATACAAAAACCAGGAACTGAGCGTAGTAGAAGGTCAAAAAGATGCGCGTATTTCCAAAGCGGAAGGTCAAAAAGCACAGCGAATCGAGCAGGCGCGTGGGGATGTCGCTACTTTCAACGCACTCTACAATGAATACAAGAACAATCCAGATATCACAAGACAGCGCCTTGTCTTAGAAACGCTTGAAGAAGTGCTACCTGATACAAAGATCTATATTACCGATGAAGGTGGCGACACCGTGAAGTATTTACCGATCCAACCGGCGCAAGAGAAAACGACTGAGACACCGAAGCCAAAGGAGAGTGAAAAGAATGAGTGAGAACGTTTTTAATATGGATGAACACCGCCGCAAGATGAGTCCCGGTAAAATTGTAAAGAGCATTCTGCTCATTGTTCTCCTTCTCATTATCATTGGCAGCATTTTCAGCACTCTCTTTGTGGTAAAGGAAGGCGAGTACAAAGTGATTCGTCAATTCGGAGACGTTGTTAAGATTGAAACGGAGCCTGGACTAAAGATGAAGGTGCCCTTTATCCAATCTGTTACGACACTTCCAAAGTATCAAATGCTTTATGATGTAAATCCAGAAGAAATCACAACGAAAGATAAAAAGCGGATGACTGTTGATAACTATGCGGTCTGGTCAGTTAGTGACCCACAGGATATGATTACTAACGCACGGACAATCGAAAATGCGGAAGCAAAAATGGGGGAATTCATTTTCTCCGTTATTCGCTCAGAGCTTGGTCAGCTTGAGTACGACCAGATCATTAACGAGGAAAAATCGAATCGAGGAAGTTTTAATGACAATGTGCGAGAGCGCGTAAATGAGTTACTTGAACGCGATTCATATGGGATTCAAGTAACGGATGTGCGCATGAAGCGGACAGATCTTCCCGATGCGAACGAAAAGTCTGTTTACCAGCGTATGATTTCAGAGCGTGAATCGAAAGCACAGGAATACCTATCGCAAGGGGATGCCGACTCCGACCGAATCAAAGCAGAAACAGATAAAGAGGTTGATACGATTCTTGCCAAGGCCGATGCGGATGCGGAAGAAATTCGCGCAAAAGGTGAATCTGAAGCGGCTAAAATCTACAACAAAGCATTTAGCAAAGACCCTGAATTCTATGAGCTTTACCGCACGCTTGAGTCGTATAAAACAACGCTCAACGACGAAACTGTGATTATGTTACCAGCAGATTCGCCGTATGCGAGACTTTTACAGGGAATTACGGAATAAATTTTTTCAGGAAAGCCGCTTGTATGACCGAAAGCGGCCTCCCTGGAAGTGTTTTATTGGCTAAAATCTCGTTTTATTGGCCAAAAACCCCCACCGCCTTCATTACACGATCAACAGCTTCAGACCAAAACAAAATAAGATGCAACCTCCAAGCAGTTCGCTATAAGAACCGATCCAGCGCTGAAACTTCCGACCCATTATTAATCCGGACCACGTTAAGAACATGCTGATCAGGCCGAACAATAGAATCGTGACAAATACTCTTGCTCCATAAATACCAAGACTTAGACCAACGGAAAAGCTATCGAGACTAACGCTCAACGAAAAAACAAGCAGGCCGAATCCGACAGGGGTTACAAACGGTTTATCACGCGATGATAGCGAGGAAAGTCCCATTTGAATACCGAGTAACAGCAAAAGGCCGCCGCCGACCATCGTCGCGACCGTGCCAAAATGTTCGGATAGAACGCGGCCAATCATCATTCCGGCAAGCGGCATTCCCATATGAAAAAGTCCAATCACCACACCGATTTTGGCAATTTGGCGGAGACGGAGCGGGATCATGCCCATGCCAAGTCCAACTGAAAAAGCATCCATACCGAGAGCAAATGCCATTATGCTTAATGTGGCGAGCTCTCCAATTAATGCAGTGGAAATCATTCCATCTCCCCCCGGGACGTGCTATTCAACTTTTATGCACGTCCTCTTGAAAATAGAAGGGAAAGAATGAATAATAGGTTAAGTAAGGCTCGTTAAGGGTAGTGTTTTAGTAATGATTGAGCCAAATTGGAGGAACGAATACGATGAGTGTGCATAAAGGGATTTCGAATCAGCTTAGTCAAAAAAACCGGGAAATTAATTTGTTTATTCAGTTAGATAAAGAGCGAGAAGCCGCAATTGCGCATGCTGCCGAATTATGTGCAGCTAACGAACCATTTACAACGGATCGCATTAACGAACTTTCTCTACAAATTAATGAACTTGCAAAACAAGGAAGCATCCCTACCCGTACGTACGTAACACCGCAAATGGTAGAAGAGTTCGTCAATAAAAAACGTAGCTAATCTCTCCAATAACAAAAACCCGCTCAAAGCCTGAGCGGGTTTTTGTTATTCTTTGATCACACGATTGCTGGCTGCTTTTGATAGCCGGTTCATTACGGCTGCTCCTACGCCATCATGTGTAAACATTTCGCTATAAATTTCATCAACGTCTGATTCATCGAACT contains:
- a CDS encoding F0F1 ATP synthase subunit delta; amino-acid sequence: MSREHAVIAKRYAGALFDIARENDNVEQIKNELTVVKDVFHQTPDLMNVLKHPKFTTAEKKNMIQTSFGSSLSTYVMNMLLTLIERKRTAIVFELVDQYETFAYEQKQTAVAKVYSVKPLTEEEQMKVSAVFAKRVGKTTLHIENVIDPTLIGGIKVRIGNRIFDGSISGKLKRMERELVSAKS
- the atpF gene encoding F0F1 ATP synthase subunit B; this translates as MFNSLILGAGFYAGDIVFQLIAFIVLLALLKKFAWGPLMGIMKEREQHIANEIDSAEKNRKEAEAFLNEQRDEMKRVRQEAKAMLENQKQMADQKGQEMIEAARLESERLKEAATAEIKRERESAVASLREQVASLSVMIASKVVEKELDERAQKQLIDEYLDQAGDQK
- the atpE gene encoding F0F1 ATP synthase subunit C encodes the protein MGLLAAAIAVGLAAVGAGIGNGLIVKSTVEGIARQPELRGTLQTTMFIGIALVEALPIIAVVIAFIVMGQ
- the atpB gene encoding F0F1 ATP synthase subunit A; the protein is MEHHAPTTDFLGMTFNLSNVLMITIASAIVFILAVVTTRSLAMRPTGLQNFIEWVMDFVKGLIGSTMDWKTGGRFLFLGMTLLMYIFVSNMLGLPFAIAVDSELWWKSPTADPTITLTLATMVVLLTHYYGIKMKGAKEYGRGFVSPLKFLFPFKIIEEFSNTLTLGLRLYGNIYAGEILLGLLAGLGGAGFAGALGAFLPMLAWQGFSIFVGTIQAFIFTMLTMVYMAHKVADDH
- a CDS encoding ATP synthase subunit I gives rise to the protein MTEYTQSFRRYMQFTLYLLAIFVMGWGITSYKALFLGLILGTIFSIYNLFNMFRKIDRLGEATVKGTKARSLGLLTRQAVAGLGVLIALRYPEYFNLLGVVIGLMTTYIIILIDSTSKIRFK
- a CDS encoding AtpZ/AtpI family protein, translating into MALYTTILSYLVGSILTGVFLGRWMDRLFDTFPLFLIIGLLLGLGGGVYGLVRLLHKFTGED
- the upp gene encoding uracil phosphoribosyltransferase — protein: MGKVYVFDHPLIQHKLTYIRDEKTGTKEFRELVDEVAALMAYEITRELPTEEVMVKTPVTEAKSKVLSGKKLGLVPILRAGLGMTDGILKLIPAAKVGHVGLYRDPETLQPVEYYVKLPADIEEREFIVIDPMLATGGSAVEAINSLKKRGAKNIKMMCLIAAPEGVELLNEAHPDVDIYIAGLDEKLNEKGYIVPGLGDAGDRLYGTK
- the glyA gene encoding serine hydroxymethyltransferase, producing the protein MQNLAKQDQELLQAMKDELGRQRSKIELIASENFVSEAVMEAQGSVLTNKYAEGYPGRRYYGGCEYVDVAENIARDRAKQLFGAEHVNVQPHSGAQANMAVYFTILEQGDTVLGMNLSHGGHLTHGSPVNFSGVQYNFVEYGVDKDSHRIDYDDVLEKAKAHRPKLIVAGASAYPREIDFKRFREIADEVDAYLMVDMAHIAGLVATGHHPNPVPHAHFVTTTTHKTLRGPRGGMILCKEEFAKKIDKSIFPGIQGGPLMHVIAAKAVAFGEALSDDFKGYSEKVVANAKKLASALEKEGINLVSNGTDNHLVLLDLQSLDLTGKVAEKALDDIGITTNKNTIPFDPQSPFVTSGLRIGTAAVTSRGFGEAEMEEIASIIGDVLKQHEDADALQKAEKRVQDLTAKFPMYENISY
- a CDS encoding TIGR01440 family protein gives rise to the protein MNEQTARQITRHTLEALGDLQKDARLSERHLLVVGMSSSEVVGQRIGTAGTISAAEAIYESVQVFQKETGVQLAFQCCEHLNRALVVERETAYAKGYDIVAAIPTTRAGGSMATHAYANMADPVLVEFISADAGIDIGDTFIGMHIRHVAVPVRGRHTSIGEAHVTMVRSRPKLIGGERASYPGKNEHCF
- the rpiB gene encoding ribose 5-phosphate isomerase B is translated as MKVAVGADHAGVKIKEDIIHVIKDLGMEPIDLGCDCHDSVDYPDYAIPVAEKVAAGEADRGILICGTGIGMSIAANKVNGIRCALVHDLFSAKATRQHNDSNVLAMGERIIGPGLATEIAKVWLETEYEAGRHAKRVGKITEYEAKG
- a CDS encoding low molecular weight protein arginine phosphatase, whose translation is MDKVRVVFVCTGNTCRSPMAEVILKNKSNKIDAKSAGVFAANGAPASRQVEILLEEKNVPFTHTAKMLDRNLAEWGDLLLTMTSSHKALVLRDFPEMSHKVYTLKEYSATENEKKYDEYQEKAAEIEMKRAAFLHDITKMDTEKQAEKRQQFEVEMRKELNELQALEQVLPSMDISDPFGGTIEQYRTTYAEIEEAIERMIERLDQEELEG
- the hflK gene encoding FtsH protease activity modulator HflK; this translates as MSQRKIVILAGSIVLFLILGVILVTSWYTVDESEQAVIMTFGKVDEEISDAGLHFKLPWPIQQVDILPRETFSLTFGYDKEDGKIVDYPEETKMVTGDENIVLADLVVQWRITNPKQYLYYSDEPKEILYNATSSSLRGVIGSSEIDEALTSGKAEIEGNVRDILTKLIDRYEIGISILDVKLQDVELPNDEVRKAFTNVVDAREQKETTIYGAKKYKNQELSVVEGQKDARISKAEGQKAQRIEQARGDVATFNALYNEYKNNPDITRQRLVLETLEEVLPDTKIYITDEGGDTVKYLPIQPAQEKTTETPKPKESEKNE
- a CDS encoding protease modulator HflC, encoding MSENVFNMDEHRRKMSPGKIVKSILLIVLLLIIIGSIFSTLFVVKEGEYKVIRQFGDVVKIETEPGLKMKVPFIQSVTTLPKYQMLYDVNPEEITTKDKKRMTVDNYAVWSVSDPQDMITNARTIENAEAKMGEFIFSVIRSELGQLEYDQIINEEKSNRGSFNDNVRERVNELLERDSYGIQVTDVRMKRTDLPDANEKSVYQRMISERESKAQEYLSQGDADSDRIKAETDKEVDTILAKADADAEEIRAKGESEAAKIYNKAFSKDPEFYELYRTLESYKTTLNDETVIMLPADSPYARLLQGITE
- a CDS encoding manganese efflux pump MntP family protein, whose product is MISTALIGELATLSIMAFALGMDAFSVGLGMGMIPLRLRQIAKIGVVIGLFHMGMPLAGMMIGRVLSEHFGTVATMVGGGLLLLLGIQMGLSSLSSRDKPFVTPVGFGLLVFSLSVSLDSFSVGLSLGIYGARVFVTILLFGLISMFLTWSGLIMGRKFQRWIGSYSELLGGCILFCFGLKLLIV
- a CDS encoding DUF2533 family protein, whose translation is MSVHKGISNQLSQKNREINLFIQLDKEREAAIAHAAELCAANEPFTTDRINELSLQINELAKQGSIPTRTYVTPQMVEEFVNKKRS